A single genomic interval of Penaeus vannamei isolate JL-2024 chromosome 21, ASM4276789v1, whole genome shotgun sequence harbors:
- the LOC113827899 gene encoding uncharacterized protein, whose protein sequence is MSIISSRQSAVMALVIGAALLALAAAELTETWFDYRSRTSKELKNRAKTSLDTNMDLGEIHSRQKRFVAFPTGSTFTITPVLCIPVVSVGDLTGYLDIELPFTIKLPNATQISYSGRMDDDRMGIYSVLIDTLSRFGLNGKSCLLRAVCEVAESPLRDDGLFGEIINIVLTASYGSSSSELYDYVNAEYYGRAYGSCWSAYPECPMSLFKLFEGVNGL, encoded by the exons aTGTCGATCATCTCCAGCAGGCAGTCAGCGGTGATGGCACTCGTAATCGGAGCGGCACTCTTGGCTCTGGCGGCGGCCGAGCTCACCGAGACCTGGTTCGACTACCGGTCTCGAACCTCCAAGGAACTCAAGAACAGAGCTAAGACGTCCCTCGACACTAATATGG ATTTGGGCGAGATCCACTCCCGACAGAAGCGCTTCGTGGCGTTCCCGACAGGCTCGACGTTCACCATCACGCCCGTTCTGTGCATCCCCGTCGTGTCGGTGGGCGACCTGA CTGGCTACCTCGACATCGAACTCCCCTTCACCATCAAGCTGCCCAACGCCACTCAGATTTCCTACTCCGGGCGAATGGATGACGACCGCATGGGCATCTACTCCGTGCTCATCGATACCCTGAGCAG GTTCGGACTAAACGGAAAGTCATGTCTACTTCGGGCTGTGTGTGAAGTCGCCGAATCTCCTCTGAGAGACGATGGACTATTCGGAGAGATCATCAACATCGTCCTTAC CGCCTCCTACGGATCGAGTTCCAGCGAGCTTTACGACTACGTCAACGCCGAGTACTACGGAAGAGCTTACGGCAGCTGCTGGTCGGCTTATCCGGAGTGTCCTATGTCGCTGTTCAAGCTCTTTGAGGGCGTCAACGGACtctga